From the Candidatus Krumholzibacteriota bacterium genome, one window contains:
- a CDS encoding glycosyltransferase, with product MNNYIQTSSAEKDPQHGRIWISWHYHRRSDYLSREFGCSYYHFGTSARNRITRYLIGTINTLKILIKKRPKILFVQNPSLVLTTMTVIIKPFFKYILVNDLHTPFIKLPSVKNFIFWKLQYFAIKHSDITIVTNEEFSRDLKEKGIMVLPDIIPEFETPGSKKLSDGSNILYVCTFAEDEPYNNIIKASSLLDKNINIYITGNYKKAGIDKSRMPHNIHLTGYLPDKDYLELMNSVDIVMVLTEQSNCIVCGGYEGVSLSKPLILSNTMALRDYFSAGAIYTEHDPESIVTGIRTAIKQKENLKSELPELKSRLAGDWHIKFELIQKMIGNLEVEN from the coding sequence ATGAACAATTATATTCAAACCTCGTCAGCTGAAAAAGATCCACAGCACGGCAGGATATGGATAAGCTGGCACTACCACAGGAGAAGCGACTACCTATCCCGTGAATTCGGCTGCTCTTATTATCATTTCGGAACTTCCGCGAGGAACAGGATCACTCGCTATTTAATCGGGACCATCAACACACTAAAAATACTTATTAAAAAACGACCAAAGATACTCTTTGTGCAAAATCCCTCACTTGTATTAACAACTATGACGGTGATAATTAAACCTTTTTTTAAATATATACTTGTAAATGATCTTCATACCCCGTTTATTAAACTTCCCTCTGTAAAGAATTTTATATTCTGGAAACTTCAGTATTTCGCCATTAAACATTCCGATATAACAATCGTAACCAATGAAGAATTCAGCCGCGACCTGAAAGAAAAAGGGATAATGGTACTTCCCGATATAATTCCCGAATTTGAGACACCCGGCAGCAAAAAACTCAGTGATGGTTCGAATATTCTTTATGTATGCACATTCGCGGAAGATGAACCTTATAATAATATTATAAAAGCCTCGAGTTTACTCGATAAAAATATCAACATATATATAACGGGAAATTATAAAAAAGCGGGGATTGACAAAAGCAGGATGCCACATAATATTCACTTAACCGGATATCTTCCTGACAAGGACTACCTTGAACTGATGAACTCAGTCGATATTGTGATGGTACTGACAGAACAGAGCAACTGTATTGTGTGCGGTGGTTATGAAGGTGTTTCCCTTTCAAAACCTTTGATTCTTTCAAACACAATGGCACTCCGCGATTATTTTTCAGCAGGTGCTATCTACACAGAGCATGATCCGGAATCAATAGTTACAGGTATCAGGACGGCAATTAAGCAAAAGGAGAATCTCAAGAGTGAACTTCCTGAACTAAAATCACGTCTCGCCGGGGATTGGCACATAAAATTTGAACTAATTCAGAAAATGATCGGCAATCTGGAAGTAGAAAATTAA
- a CDS encoding acyltransferase — protein MISYKTKIIKGIKNPAQGRQYVFSRLMGELHKLKFKLAGINFNCGKSLRTGGKLEVKGPGVVSIGDNLLFEGGTFGINSMCTYSPNARITIGSYNYLNGVRISCCERVEIGDFCIFAYSHVSDSDFHSVEPTRRDPETPVAVKPVIIEDNVWVCLSALIFKGVTVGKNSVVGGGAVVTQDVPPNCVVAGNPARIVKKFTEQEIENTKILFDKLRDLRK, from the coding sequence ATGATTAGTTATAAAACAAAAATTATCAAAGGAATAAAAAATCCAGCACAGGGAAGACAATATGTTTTCTCACGTTTAATGGGAGAATTACATAAATTAAAATTTAAATTGGCAGGGATAAATTTTAATTGCGGTAAAAGTCTCCGCACCGGGGGAAAACTTGAAGTTAAAGGGCCTGGGGTTGTATCTATCGGCGATAATTTATTATTCGAGGGAGGTACTTTTGGGATTAACAGCATGTGCACTTATAGCCCTAACGCCCGGATAACAATCGGTTCTTACAATTATCTTAATGGAGTAAGAATAAGCTGCTGCGAAAGAGTTGAGATCGGAGACTTTTGTATTTTTGCTTACTCTCATGTTTCCGATTCTGATTTTCACTCTGTTGAGCCCACAAGGCGGGATCCTGAAACTCCCGTTGCAGTTAAACCTGTAATAATAGAAGATAATGTATGGGTGTGCCTATCAGCACTCATCTTTAAAGGAGTAACTGTGGGGAAAAATTCAGTAGTTGGCGGAGGAGCGGTTGTCACGCAAGATGTTCCTCCAAATTGCGTTGTAGCCGGCAATCCTGCAAGGATTGTAAAAAAATTTACAGAGCAGGAAATCGAAAATACCAAAATATTGTTCGATAAATTAAGGGATCTTAGAAAATAA
- a CDS encoding right-handed parallel beta-helix repeat-containing protein, translating into MIVSKTNKYSILFMVFVILITHFTSLGARIVHVTTYGSDEGDGSIYEPYASIPKAIDELCAYDNPSPGDTIYVHEGTYPNEPVSGNWDPYGQYGTYIWIMGVPGENKPRLTRGETAYITSYKSAETPPHNFALKRLIFDKDDVGYHNINMCSWNPLSIAPPIEQGYIHNVIIDSCEFYNRRKSAAGIKMSGVDSFVIKNCTFNGFDGGGIGLNMDGCHYGEVYNNTFYRERMSGILTKGGSHHIVIRNNFIKDCSPIGIAVGGDTWYEYCRPDTAQMEDPLCEARDIDAYSNVIIDCWIPIVFNCSRDSRVYNNQIIITDSLKNMSDSEGLIFSTTPGMIQFRETSGWCNVPPRDNKIYNNIFYFNKIRDYYYNIYFFLPNETHSDRYASTIKIWNNLWYEYEDPSSSWKSWNSNGVWNCVDTTGVNIYAQDPRFVKNSDGIPIPTNGYSLGLRGIRITPPSGYEFKDFYGETYMDPPPIGAINISYEPEGPPIAPLMNRLIPANLGEKKD; encoded by the coding sequence ATGATTGTTTCAAAAACGAATAAATATTCAATCCTGTTTATGGTATTTGTGATATTGATAACACATTTCACAAGTTTGGGGGCTCGGATCGTCCATGTGACGACCTATGGAAGTGATGAAGGTGACGGTAGTATCTATGAACCTTATGCTTCAATACCAAAAGCTATTGATGAACTTTGCGCATATGATAATCCCAGCCCGGGGGATACGATATATGTTCATGAGGGAACTTATCCAAATGAACCGGTCTCTGGTAATTGGGATCCTTATGGGCAGTATGGGACTTATATTTGGATTATGGGTGTCCCCGGGGAGAATAAACCCAGGCTTACAAGAGGAGAGACGGCATATATTACCTCTTATAAAAGCGCGGAGACACCTCCGCATAATTTTGCTCTTAAACGATTGATTTTTGACAAAGATGATGTTGGGTATCATAATATTAATATGTGTTCTTGGAATCCCTTGAGCATTGCCCCCCCTATTGAACAGGGTTATATCCATAATGTTATCATTGATAGTTGTGAGTTTTACAATAGACGCAAATCTGCTGCAGGGATTAAAATGTCAGGAGTAGATAGTTTTGTTATAAAAAACTGCACATTCAATGGATTTGATGGTGGTGGTATTGGTCTTAATATGGATGGTTGTCACTATGGGGAAGTTTATAATAATACATTTTATCGTGAGAGAATGTCAGGCATATTAACTAAAGGGGGATCTCACCATATAGTGATAAGGAACAATTTTATTAAAGATTGTTCTCCCATAGGAATCGCTGTTGGAGGAGATACATGGTATGAATATTGTAGGCCTGACACAGCGCAAATGGAAGACCCATTATGTGAAGCAAGGGATATTGATGCCTATAGTAATGTGATTATTGATTGTTGGATTCCAATTGTGTTTAATTGTAGCAGAGATTCCAGAGTTTATAATAACCAGATAATTATTACTGATTCTTTAAAGAACATGAGTGATTCTGAAGGTCTGATTTTTTCCACAACTCCCGGTATGATACAGTTCAGGGAAACAAGCGGCTGGTGTAATGTTCCTCCACGGGATAATAAGATTTATAATAACATATTTTATTTTAATAAAATACGGGACTACTATTACAATATATATTTTTTCTTACCTAATGAAACACATTCTGATAGATATGCATCTACAATAAAAATTTGGAATAACTTGTGGTATGAATATGAAGATCCAAGTAGTTCGTGGAAATCCTGGAACAGTAATGGAGTATGGAATTGCGTTGATACTACTGGTGTGAACATATATGCACAAGATCCTAGATTTGTTAAAAATTCTGATGGAATTCCCATTCCTACAAATGGATATAGTTTGGGTTTGCGGGGAATTAGAATAACTCCTCCAAGCGGTTACGAGTTTAAGGATTTTTATGGAGAGACGTACATGGATCCCCCGCCAATTGGTGCTATTAATATCAGTTATGAACCTGAGGGTCCTCCGATCGCCCCTTTAATGAATAGATTGATACCGGCAAATCTTGGGGAGAAAAAGGATTGA
- a CDS encoding acyltransferase codes for MPNTILNPQTGKITIGKNCSINPFCELRGRGDLTIGDDTRIGTGSAFYPNKHIYKDPDILIRLQGETHEGITIENDVFIGSNVKVLDGVSIGTGCVVGAGSVVTKTIPPYSVAVGVPAKVIKQRK; via the coding sequence ATGCCCAATACCATACTAAATCCGCAGACAGGTAAAATTACTATAGGGAAAAATTGTTCTATCAATCCATTTTGTGAACTTCGCGGCCGCGGAGACTTGACAATAGGTGATGACACGCGTATTGGAACAGGAAGCGCTTTTTATCCCAATAAACACATTTATAAAGACCCTGACATACTTATTAGATTGCAGGGTGAAACTCACGAGGGAATTACAATTGAAAACGATGTATTTATCGGCTCGAATGTTAAAGTGCTCGATGGGGTTTCTATAGGCACCGGCTGCGTTGTAGGCGCGGGCAGTGTGGTTACCAAAACTATCCCTCCGTATAGTGTTGCCGTGGGGGTTCCTGCTAAAGTAATAAAACAAAGGAAGTAA
- a CDS encoding glycosyltransferase has protein sequence MDKIKITHIIAPIDNYGKERWLLAFLKYLDRTKYETEVLILSKSENSLLAKSFETLGIKYKTLTGSGKINISDVQKIRNYLISNRTEILHSHDYKSDIFGYFASVGTQIRKVSTPHGWCGKGDLKLAFYELLDKTFLNLFDKVIPLSNKMASSLRIIQKRRVSIINNFIDLDRIPEPEEGDPYLITFMGRLVELKRVQDAIHAIKIVNNKKVNLQIIGDGPMREKLEFITKKLNLGGKINFLGHRQNSLELLNKSRIFILPSLTEGISRSVMEAMALKKIVISTNIPGINELVMHGENGFLVETKSPNAIAGMIDHILNNMHDAETIARKARKTIEKNHSAAKVVKDYEQLYSNLVS, from the coding sequence ATGGATAAAATAAAAATTACACATATTATCGCACCGATAGATAACTATGGAAAAGAGAGATGGCTTCTTGCGTTCCTTAAATATCTCGACAGAACAAAGTATGAAACGGAAGTGCTGATACTTTCCAAATCAGAGAATTCTTTGTTAGCTAAGAGCTTTGAAACCTTGGGAATTAAGTACAAAACCCTTACAGGATCGGGCAAAATTAATATATCTGATGTCCAGAAGATTCGCAACTATTTAATTTCCAACAGGACAGAAATATTACATTCGCATGACTATAAATCCGATATATTCGGCTATTTCGCGTCAGTTGGAACACAAATCAGAAAAGTGAGCACTCCGCATGGCTGGTGCGGTAAAGGTGATTTAAAATTAGCATTCTATGAATTGCTGGACAAAACATTTCTCAATCTATTTGACAAAGTGATTCCACTATCAAACAAAATGGCATCATCCCTGCGTATAATTCAAAAAAGAAGGGTATCCATAATAAACAACTTTATCGACCTTGATAGAATACCCGAACCGGAAGAAGGAGACCCGTATCTGATCACATTCATGGGAAGGCTTGTGGAACTTAAAAGAGTGCAAGACGCAATTCACGCTATCAAAATAGTCAATAACAAAAAGGTGAATCTGCAGATCATCGGCGACGGGCCAATGCGAGAAAAACTTGAATTTATAACAAAAAAACTTAACTTGGGCGGAAAAATTAATTTCCTCGGCCATAGGCAAAACAGCTTGGAATTACTAAACAAGTCGAGGATATTCATCCTGCCATCCCTCACAGAAGGAATATCGCGGTCTGTTATGGAAGCAATGGCATTAAAGAAAATCGTTATCAGTACAAATATACCTGGTATAAACGAACTTGTCATGCATGGAGAAAATGGTTTTCTTGTTGAAACAAAAAGTCCAAACGCTATAGCAGGCATGATAGATCACATATTAAACAATATGCATGATGCCGAAACTATAGCGAGGAAAGCAAGAAAAACGATAGAAAAGAATCATTCAGCAGCGAAAGTAGTCAAGGATTATGAACAATTATATTCAAACCTCGTCAGCTGA
- the nadE gene encoding NAD(+) synthase: protein MGFIKDALEIDPREASEKIEKLIRDTLRDLYGKKGAVIGLSGGLDSAVSAALAVRAIGPKRVTGILLPENDSSPKSREYGLKLADSLDIDCLEVDIAGILEKFGVYRKQNAVVEKVFPDIQKPYKFRLILPQNLLEKKRLNVYSLEVLLDDGTTRKERLSHDDYLEFMAANDIKQRVRMVQLYYEAERRHYIVCGTTNKSETLQGFFVKYGDGGVDIEPLAHLYKVQVFKLGEYLGIPEEILSRTPSPDTYSYEVSDKDFFFCLSYDVADTILYAIEHNIPSEEVADELNLTTDQVERARV, encoded by the coding sequence ATGGGTTTCATCAAAGACGCTTTGGAGATAGATCCGCGGGAAGCTTCAGAAAAAATAGAAAAATTAATCCGTGATACCCTAAGGGATCTCTATGGGAAAAAAGGGGCAGTTATTGGACTGAGCGGAGGTCTGGATTCAGCCGTATCGGCAGCTCTCGCCGTCAGGGCTATAGGTCCAAAGAGGGTAACCGGAATACTGCTGCCCGAAAATGACTCCAGCCCCAAGAGCAGGGAATACGGCCTGAAGCTGGCAGACTCTCTTGATATTGATTGTCTGGAAGTTGATATTGCCGGAATATTAGAGAAATTCGGTGTTTACAGAAAACAAAACGCCGTAGTGGAAAAAGTATTCCCCGATATTCAAAAACCCTACAAATTCCGTCTCATTCTTCCGCAGAACCTTCTAGAGAAAAAGCGCTTAAATGTTTATTCCCTGGAAGTCCTTTTAGACGATGGAACTACAAGAAAGGAACGTCTTTCTCACGATGACTATCTGGAATTTATGGCGGCTAACGATATTAAACAGAGAGTAAGAATGGTTCAACTCTACTATGAAGCCGAAAGACGCCATTACATTGTATGCGGTACAACCAACAAATCTGAAACACTGCAGGGATTCTTTGTCAAGTACGGCGACGGCGGCGTGGATATCGAACCGTTAGCTCACCTCTATAAGGTTCAAGTCTTTAAGCTCGGAGAATATCTCGGGATCCCCGAAGAAATTCTGTCGCGCACACCGAGCCCCGACACATACAGTTACGAAGTCAGCGATAAGGATTTTTTCTTCTGTCTTTCTTATGACGTTGCGGATACCATACTCTACGCCATCGAGCACAATATCCCCAGCGAAGAAGTAGCCGATGAGCTCAACCTCACAACGGATCAGGTTGAACGAGCGAGAGTCTAG
- a CDS encoding asparagine synthase-related protein yields the protein MNYIVGIFNRKELSKKGVSISREHFDDDTLNFSCSRSSNFSFDYQPFSYNPETGILCGALGYFTNLDELKKRYLLDKVSDTEIIGELYKLTDLKFLEEIEGHFLIFIYDQNLGKMYILQPEHGSFLPVYYIQNSGELIFSTSLKMLLKHSNIKREMDILSARKFLYHEHIIPDDATLIKGVKKLVPQKYLVMDKHSNTLMTPSVITRRLKISRIEAEENFVKYINNNIAKINSKLIDSPPAITLTAGYDSNLILFLLRSMTDAQINAITVNGGDEHNEVPVVENILKNYKDINLLTKDFNREVISSIPDLVWRYEGYLFEGGMFLRYYICNLLREHGIKTAVFGAGSNEILSREKQCLFHSKIDNLTTLTKNLIKRTFIGSLYYKTLGSKLPDHILRREFMSGSLRVKYNISFDYILKMHDILLNSFNIQGLHPFISKEIISAALLLRSENKEKRLFKEKARHVIGEEIGKQLEQSDIVSDTEYIFKSSEDILLKVLHKETTRRLLTSKQIKLLKNNSLTFHTFIIQLVYLHLFNTLFISGEYDTNFKNDGIDFKLDELI from the coding sequence TTGAACTACATAGTTGGAATATTCAACCGGAAAGAATTATCAAAGAAAGGTGTCTCGATCTCTCGGGAACATTTCGATGATGATACGCTTAATTTTTCTTGCAGTAGATCAAGTAACTTCAGTTTTGATTATCAACCTTTTTCATACAACCCTGAGACTGGGATTTTATGTGGTGCTCTTGGATATTTTACAAATCTTGATGAATTGAAAAAGCGTTATTTGCTGGATAAAGTGTCAGATACGGAAATAATAGGCGAATTATATAAATTGACGGATCTAAAATTTTTAGAAGAAATTGAGGGACATTTCTTAATTTTTATATATGATCAAAATCTTGGAAAAATGTACATTCTTCAACCTGAACATGGGTCGTTTCTTCCTGTTTATTATATTCAAAATTCGGGAGAACTCATTTTTAGTACCAGTCTTAAGATGTTGTTAAAACATTCAAATATTAAAAGGGAAATGGATATCTTAAGTGCCCGTAAATTCCTTTATCACGAACATATAATTCCGGATGATGCAACACTTATAAAAGGTGTAAAAAAGCTTGTGCCTCAGAAATATTTAGTCATGGATAAGCATAGTAATACACTAATGACACCTTCAGTTATAACGAGAAGATTAAAAATATCACGGATAGAGGCGGAAGAGAATTTTGTAAAATATATAAACAATAATATAGCTAAAATTAATTCCAAGCTGATTGATTCACCGCCTGCTATTACTCTTACCGCCGGGTATGATTCGAACCTTATTTTGTTTTTACTCAGAAGTATGACAGACGCGCAAATCAATGCCATAACGGTAAACGGGGGAGATGAGCACAATGAAGTGCCGGTGGTAGAAAATATTCTTAAAAATTACAAAGACATTAATCTTTTAACCAAAGATTTTAACAGGGAAGTAATATCCTCAATTCCCGATTTGGTGTGGAGGTATGAGGGCTATTTATTTGAAGGAGGAATGTTCCTACGTTACTATATTTGCAATTTGCTTAGGGAACACGGTATAAAAACAGCGGTTTTTGGAGCCGGATCAAACGAAATATTATCACGTGAGAAACAGTGTTTATTCCACTCAAAAATAGATAATTTAACCACCCTTACAAAAAATTTAATTAAAAGAACATTTATTGGCAGTCTATATTACAAGACCCTTGGAAGCAAATTGCCGGATCATATATTGAGAAGAGAATTTATGAGCGGCAGCCTTAGAGTTAAATACAATATTTCATTCGACTATATTCTTAAAATGCATGATATCTTACTCAACAGTTTTAATATTCAGGGACTTCACCCCTTTATAAGTAAAGAAATAATTAGCGCGGCTCTTTTGCTGAGAAGTGAGAATAAAGAAAAGAGGCTTTTTAAGGAAAAAGCCAGACATGTAATTGGAGAAGAGATTGGCAAACAGCTTGAGCAAAGCGATATTGTTTCAGATACTGAATATATTTTTAAATCTTCGGAAGACATATTATTGAAAGTGTTGCATAAGGAAACGACGCGTAGGTTGTTAACTTCTAAACAGATAAAATTACTTAAGAATAACTCATTGACATTCCACACCTTTATCATCCAATTGGTTTATCTGCATTTATTCAATACCCTTTTTATCAGCGGAGAATACGATACAAATTTTAAAAATGATGGGATTGATTTTAAGCTGGATGAATTAATTTAA
- a CDS encoding acyltransferase has product MKLLISNLKFLIAKLLFPIVKRLNRLTKSNKLKIFEKKIRFKILASTDIYQWRVEMARDMGVKIGENCRLYTLEFSNEPYLIKIGNDVVIASGTQFITHDGGAWIFYNWDDHSNDINIFGKITIGSNCFIGINCIILPGTVIGDNCIIGAGSVVRGKIPADSVVTGNPAKVIMKSSLYKKMISYSKNAIKVNFWDLKKRHRLVREKFCVNDKDSEENIPSN; this is encoded by the coding sequence ATGAAATTATTAATTAGTAACTTAAAATTTCTAATTGCCAAATTACTCTTTCCTATTGTTAAAAGACTAAACCGTTTAACAAAATCCAACAAATTGAAAATTTTCGAGAAGAAAATCCGCTTCAAAATATTAGCCAGCACAGACATATACCAATGGAGAGTTGAAATGGCAAGGGATATGGGAGTAAAAATAGGGGAAAACTGCCGGTTGTACACACTTGAATTTTCTAATGAACCCTATCTGATAAAAATTGGCAATGACGTTGTTATCGCTAGCGGAACACAGTTTATAACACATGACGGCGGAGCCTGGATATTTTATAATTGGGATGATCATTCAAATGATATAAATATTTTCGGCAAGATTACAATCGGATCAAATTGTTTTATCGGAATCAATTGCATAATATTACCTGGTACCGTTATTGGTGATAACTGTATTATTGGCGCAGGCTCCGTGGTAAGGGGGAAAATACCAGCTGACTCTGTCGTAACAGGAAACCCCGCAAAGGTAATTATGAAATCCAGTTTGTATAAAAAAATGATCAGTTATAGTAAGAATGCGATAAAAGTCAATTTTTGGGATTTAAAAAAGAGACATAGGCTTGTACGGGAGAAATTTTGTGTCAATGATAAAGATTCTGAAGAGAATATACCATCAAATTAA
- a CDS encoding glycosyltransferase, translating to MDNRINVLHVIDSLETGGAEKILYNLTVNMDSEKYRVSVCSMEDVRDTFIVKKLENKGFTIHFPGRKKAFDPELLRNIHNIIRKESIDIVHCHVGGEFYGHVAAVATRASVITTLHGVFPYSFKQRAIIKLCGLFKKNYKVAVSKELKSLYRCNDLIYNGVHISSPGSATNKIYPGLRDSSEQILVGIIGRLSVVKNHKNFLDAAAIISPKYTNVQFLIIGDGPLFSKLKKYARDKGLSERVVFTGSREDIPSILTQMDISVLSSNSEGLPMVILESMAASKPVVATEVGGIPELIINGETGILVKPRNSIALADGITKLVESQHLRDSMGEAARSRIKKYFSTDIMIKKYCSVYSKILKNT from the coding sequence ATGGACAATAGAATAAATGTACTCCATGTAATAGATTCTCTAGAAACAGGCGGCGCAGAAAAGATCCTCTACAACCTTACCGTAAACATGGACAGCGAGAAATATCGCGTTTCGGTATGCAGCATGGAAGATGTTAGGGACACTTTTATCGTAAAAAAGCTCGAAAATAAAGGGTTCACAATACATTTCCCCGGCAGAAAAAAGGCATTTGACCCAGAACTCCTTCGCAATATTCATAATATTATAAGAAAAGAATCAATCGATATAGTTCATTGCCACGTCGGGGGTGAATTCTACGGACATGTCGCTGCCGTTGCAACCAGGGCCTCGGTGATTACTACATTACACGGTGTATTCCCATACAGTTTCAAACAGAGAGCTATTATTAAACTTTGCGGCCTTTTCAAAAAGAATTACAAAGTCGCCGTTTCCAAAGAATTAAAATCCCTTTACCGTTGCAACGATCTCATTTACAACGGAGTTCATATTTCTTCTCCCGGATCAGCAACTAACAAAATATATCCCGGACTGAGAGACTCTTCAGAACAAATTCTCGTTGGAATCATCGGAAGACTCTCTGTGGTAAAGAATCACAAAAACTTCCTTGATGCTGCCGCGATCATTAGCCCAAAATACACCAATGTGCAATTCCTGATTATTGGTGACGGCCCGCTTTTCTCCAAACTCAAAAAATACGCGAGAGACAAAGGCTTATCCGAGCGTGTGGTTTTTACAGGATCCCGAGAAGATATTCCCTCTATCCTCACCCAAATGGACATCTCAGTGTTGTCATCAAACTCTGAAGGACTTCCCATGGTAATCCTTGAATCGATGGCTGCTTCCAAACCGGTCGTGGCAACCGAAGTAGGGGGAATCCCGGAACTGATTATTAATGGCGAAACCGGCATCCTGGTTAAACCAAGAAATTCGATTGCTCTTGCTGACGGGATAACCAAACTCGTGGAGAGCCAACATCTCAGAGACAGCATGGGAGAAGCCGCCAGATCCAGGATAAAGAAATATTTCTCTACCGATATTATGATCAAGAAATATTGTTCGGTATATAGCAAAATCTTAAAAAACACTTAA
- a CDS encoding acyl carrier protein, translating into MGKEKTVQGAGMEIKKEIHSYIEENVLFNSDDNSISDDDSFMEKGIIDSTGILELVSFIEGKFDFKVDDEDLVPDNFDSVNNLASYIEKKIVN; encoded by the coding sequence GTGGGAAAGGAAAAAACTGTTCAAGGAGCCGGCATGGAAATAAAAAAAGAAATTCATAGTTACATAGAGGAGAATGTGCTTTTTAATTCAGACGACAATTCCATCTCTGATGATGATTCCTTCATGGAAAAGGGGATTATAGATTCAACCGGAATCTTAGAACTTGTCTCATTCATAGAGGGAAAATTCGATTTCAAAGTAGATGACGAAGATTTGGTTCCTGATAACTTCGACTCTGTAAACAACCTGGCAAGTTACATTGAAAAGAAAATTGTCAATTAA
- a CDS encoding acyltransferase, whose amino-acid sequence MGFTEFKNKIRKRETPFYEKLYRIAKNLRGRDLPYIKFLHDLLYHERRFRLIAWRTFWRLLYHQPLFRSRCFKCGDNLHIYHSGQGLPYIQGDLEITIGNNVSIYDQITIASLTIGENPRLTIGDNTDISQPITITVGNEVIIGSHCLIGCTLITDNQGHNIKYQERFEKLDKAKIGRVEIGDYVWAALQSIIIGNVTIGFGAVIGARAVVTKDVPPFCVVTGNPARIVKKLPFPEELINDIGKDQYENYLNANVEG is encoded by the coding sequence ATGGGATTTACTGAATTCAAAAATAAGATCAGGAAACGGGAAACTCCTTTCTATGAAAAACTTTACAGAATAGCAAAAAATTTACGCGGGCGGGATTTGCCCTATATAAAGTTTTTACACGATTTACTGTACCATGAGAGAAGGTTCAGACTCATCGCTTGGAGAACATTCTGGAGATTATTATATCACCAGCCCCTGTTCCGTAGCCGCTGTTTTAAATGCGGTGATAACCTGCACATTTATCATTCCGGGCAGGGACTTCCATACATTCAAGGTGACTTGGAAATAACAATTGGTAATAATGTAAGTATTTATGATCAGATAACAATTGCCAGTTTGACTATTGGAGAAAATCCCAGATTGACTATTGGCGATAATACCGATATCAGCCAGCCTATTACTATAACTGTGGGCAATGAAGTCATAATAGGATCTCATTGCCTGATAGGCTGCACATTAATCACTGATAATCAAGGCCACAATATTAAATACCAGGAAAGATTCGAGAAATTGGATAAGGCAAAAATTGGAAGAGTCGAAATAGGTGATTATGTCTGGGCTGCGCTTCAATCCATTATTATTGGCAATGTAACTATTGGGTTCGGGGCTGTTATCGGAGCTAGAGCCGTAGTCACTAAAGATGTTCCCCCATTTTGTGTGGTTACCGGAAATCCCGCGAGAATAGTTAAGAAACTGCCTTTCCCTGAAGAATTGATAAATGATATCGGCAAAGATCAATATGAAAATTATTTAAATGCCAATGTTGAGGGCTGA